A part of Tessaracoccus timonensis genomic DNA contains:
- a CDS encoding SCO family protein, producing MISRRNLIAGAAGLSLVAACSDDDKGAATVEGASSGSAFHGTQIPDGWELPDVELTDQHGKPFNLRTGWSTPAAALFFGYLNCPDVCPGIMADMATARRRLGDASQITPILVTTDPARDTPDALREYLVRVDDTFVGLTGDLDTIMDAGNQLHIAIEKGKQLPSGGYEVDHSTQVLGIGSDKRVHVVWTTLGLDVSHLREDYERLIADA from the coding sequence CCGCCTGCAGCGATGATGACAAGGGTGCGGCGACCGTCGAAGGGGCCTCTTCCGGCAGCGCCTTCCACGGCACGCAGATCCCCGACGGGTGGGAGCTCCCCGACGTCGAACTCACCGACCAACACGGCAAGCCATTCAACCTCCGCACCGGTTGGAGCACCCCGGCCGCCGCGCTCTTCTTCGGGTATTTGAACTGCCCAGACGTGTGCCCGGGCATCATGGCCGACATGGCTACGGCCAGGCGTCGCCTCGGAGACGCGTCGCAAATCACACCCATTCTGGTCACCACGGATCCGGCACGCGACACACCGGACGCACTCCGCGAATACCTGGTCCGGGTGGACGACACCTTCGTCGGCCTCACCGGCGACCTCGACACGATCATGGACGCGGGCAACCAGCTCCATATCGCGATTGAGAAGGGCAAACAGCTGCCGAGCGGCGGATACGAGGTGGATCACTCGACGCAGGTGCTCGGCATCGGCAGCGACAAGCGGGTGCACGTGGTGTGGACCACTCTCGGGCTCGACGTGAGCCACCTGCGCGAGGATTACGAGCGCCTCATCGCCGACGCGTAA